The DNA segment AGTTCTTGAGGGAATGTGTTCCAGATCCCTGTTACACATTGTGTGGACAAATGCTTCCTGACTTCACCCCCTGATTAGGGTTTAAGATTAATCGTAATGCTTTGtgcactgcccccccccccccccccccccccccccccccccccaccattttGGATTTCACCACCAAAtacagaaactaggagcaggaatagatccgtcaagactgctctgccattcaatgtggtCATGTCTAATCCTGTACCTCAATGTCATATTTCTGCTTTCGGCATTCCCCTTGATGCCTTGAAAATCTAAAGACACATCTGTCTCTTTCTTGAACATACTCAGTGATCTGGCCTCACTGTCGCAAACTCCATAGGTtgaccagcctctgtgtaaagtgTCCTCTTCTCAGTGCTAACAAGCCTATCATGAATCcccaagttctggactcctcatCCAGGGAAgatatcctccctgcatctagtcTGCCCTGTCTTGTTAGATGTTTTGCTCTATCTGATCAATTAAACACTTCAATCACCTAAAAGGCCCAAACTATCTCTTAATCTTCTGTATGCAAGCAAATGCAAGGTCATGAAACATTTCTTCATAGCTTAACCCTTTCAAACTCCTTGCCTTGTTCCCTACAGCAGTGGTTTTCAAGCACTGTGCCATGCCATGGTGAGAATTGGGATGGGAAGTTCTGGGGAAGCAGTAGCACTCTACCTGAGCATCGAGGCTGGGTCATGCATTTGACCTCCTCGGGAGCCTCAATGCCTAGTATTGAAAACGTTAGCTGCTGATTCCTGGTGCACCCATCGACAGCTTGTGTTCCTGCAATGCCATCCCCTACCATGCGTGCATTCTGAGGAGAATGGAATCGTTTGTCTCATTAAAGTGTGCCTTGATACTGAAAAGGTTGGGAACCCACAGCCCTCGAGGGGGACTGACAGCTGGTGgtgtctgctacccttgtccttctagatggtggtcgtcacaggtttggaaggtactgtcgaaggagttactgctgctgctgctgagttgctgcagtgtatcttgtagatggtccaTATTCCTGTGCATTGGTTTTGTagggaatgaatgttgaaggtCGTGGATGTGGTGCCGATAAACCCCGGATGGTGTTTTCATATTTGCATCTGACATTATCTGTAGAATAATCACTCGGATCAAATTTCCTTCCACATTCTTGCTATGATTGGTGTGACTGGTTAGGGATCTGAGTGGTGAAAGATAGAATGTTGGCTCCTAGGCTTTATTCATTTACAACATTGTGTAGAGCGTGCACCTGTATAAAAAGCCCCTTTATTCTTTGAATAACCAAATTAAACAAAACGAGTGCAGACAATCCTTCAGATGCACCGTGCCTCTTTCTGCATCAGCAGAGGTGAGGCCCAGTTAGTAGCCACCACCTGAACCAGATAAATATGCAAGGAACAGAACACACTGTCTCCTGAAACTATTGAAATTGTGAGCATTGATGGATGTAGGGGGTGGCTTGATGCCTGCATGTGATAGACTGGCAGGATATGGGCAATAGGGCGAGGTTGTTCAATGGAAAGTGCCCTGCTTCATCTTGTATCTTTTACTATGCTTCATTCCAGATACAGGAGACATTCTCAAAAAACAACATGGCCTGCCTGATGGATGACATTGTTGATCTTCACGCTGATGCCTTGGCGAGTGAAGAATTCGCTGACTATCCTCGTAGAGAGAAAATGGGACGCAGTGGGGAGCTATGCTGGCGGTTCCGAGCTCAAATCTATCAGTTGGTGGAAAAGGTACAACTCCATTAACCCCCATTAGTGTAGTGTCTTTCCTGCAGAAAATCCTCCCAAGTAGCATCATAGAACTGGAGAATAATAATGTTGGACTGATGATCAAAAGCTTGTTAGAGAGGTtgcatttaagaaacattttaaCAATGGAGTGAAATCTTTACTTGGAAAAATACAATTTTGTTTTAGTCTTATTTCTGTTGTTAAATTCTTTTACAGACTGTATCCAAGCGATATGATCAGGACATGTCTGTAATTGTAAAAGGTAAATATGTTCTAATTCTGTAGTTTTCTTCCTtaaaaaatgattttttaaaatgtcttcTTTGATTTTCTTCCATGGGAAATGTTAGAGTTGCTTCTGTTTTGATGTGTGAATTTGGAAATAAATTTCTTCTGTTGGGACAGAGCTTGCAGTCTTATGTATTGAAAAGGTACTAGAGTTGGGGTCAGCCTCTTACAGCTCAGTAGATAACATTCTTACCTGTGAGTTCTTGAAGATAATGCTTTCAAGACATAGTCCAGAATCTTGAGTATGCAGAATAAGCTGGCAGACAATCACAATGGAGCATTGAGTGAGTGTCACACTGCAGGAGGTACCATCTTTTACATAAGACATTGAACCGAACTCCTGTCTTCGTTCTCAGGTGGAGGTAGAAGGAACCCAAGGCATTGTTTTGCAGAAGAGCAATGGAGTTCTCTGGTGTCCTTGTTAATATTCGTACCTCAAGCAACAAGACTTAAAACAGATTCTCTGATCATTATCACATAAGagctatacagcacagaaagactCCATTCATCGTTGCATGATTTTGCCCACCTTTATTACTGCAAAGCACtgtatatatatcaatgcactgtatCAGATGACCACATCTTTCCACCCCACATACCCAGTGTGCAAGTTAACCCTTTATCAGATGCGATTTGAATCCTTGAATTAGTATGAGCCCCAGTGTGTCACCGTACAAATAGACGTTTTGAATATCAGTACCTGATAACCAGGCAGAAGGAATTAAGTTGGCGATGCAGGCTATGTTGAGAAATTACCTGAGAATTTAAGGTATGTTGTATAGGGATAGGTGGAGAAGGACTctagcctgaaacgtcgattttcctgctcctcggatgctgcctgacctgctgtatttttccagcagcacactctcaactctgatctccagcatctcacttctcactttctcccagataaATGTCCCCTGCCTAACCTTGACCAGTTTGCAGTAACTGTTTATATTTCCTATTACATGGTGAGCTAAATAAAGGGGATCAGAGCCAGGGAAAGATTTAACATAACTTTATTGAACACTTCATCAAGGAAAAAATGATCAGACTCTACTCTTGTACTTTAAATATACTGTCTAAAACTCTTATCAGTTCTTTCATAGGGCTGTTCAGTAAACAGTCTTAAATCTCAAAGTAAACAGCCTCCAATCTACACTAGCTCTCTAATTCTGACACATACTTCCCAGGATTCACTACACCCTATCCACAGGTTCCTACCACTACATCTGAACTCTTTGTCTGAAAAGACTTTTATCTAGAGTTCCTTCTGTCTTTGGGTCACTTGATCAGTGTGGTTTCCCTGGAGATACTGTTCAGGAAGATGCAAAAACAGAGTGAACCAGGGTTCCTGGTTGCtccttttaccccccccccccccccccagcctttaCACCCTACTCGAAGATTTATGGCCTGCATCCAATCTTAGGATTGCGTCAGGGCAGGTGATGTAATGGGGTGACTACTTCCTGTGTTTGGAGGTCACAGAACATGGTTTTGAACCTTCACCTGTCAAATGCTGTCCTTGTCCATGCCCTTTGACCTCCTACTGAGCTGGGTGCCACACAGTCTGCGTACCACTCTTATGACATTTTAGCAGCTTCACTGGAGGTGGATTCAGCAGCTTGTTCTGAAACAATGTGGCCATTAGCACCTGGCCTTGCAGTTTTAGGCAAGcctggaagagaggcaggtgaatcaCTGTCTCACCTGGAAGACAGAAGTTCACCTGTCTCTCTTACAATCAagtgctctcgatgtggtcttctctacatcaaggAGACCGAACGTAAACTCAGGGAATGGTTCACCGAGCATCGCAGCTGGGTCCACAATCGctgaccggacctcccagtcatcgcccatttcaattcccccaactactccctttccaacatgaccatccttggcctcctccattgccacaacgatcCACACTGCAAATTGGAAGAACAACAGCTCAGCTTATGCCTGGGCAGCCTAtcgcccagaggactcaacattgagttctccaacttcaaataacctccctcccatcccccgactcccttcccagcccctctctctcccttccactcctccttgTCACCAACGGGATTCATTACTCCCATTAATCAACCAGGtgataccctctacctgtctccacctatccccacttcaccaccctgcccacGCCTCCCCTATTAGCACTTGACCCAGTAGTTCCAGGCCTGCCCAGTTTTGACAGGAAGTTGATTGCCCAACGCCTGGCTGCGTGAGTACTGCCTGTTCCCAGCTCTGCAGGTTGTAAATTGCAGACTCCGCCAAGTGTAAAGCTCATGAATAATTATCATCATGTCAGTAACAATCTGAGAGGTGATGGGTCACCTGACCACAGGCATCACCCACTCAGAGCAGACTCTGTGTGATTACCAACAAAAGTGGTGACCAACCATGCCCACAGTTGTGGTTTATTTATATTAATTGGTGGATAAATCAAAGCCTGTTGTGGGAGAGATTTCACAAAGCTTCAAAGATAGACATATACACCGATACCAATGGTAGATGTCCCTTTAATGTTCTCTGCTATAACCTCAGTTACTTCAGCTTTTCTAAATAACCAACTTTCCTCAGCCCTGGTCTGATTGTATTTGCTCTCTTGGATTATAAGATACAGGATTAAACAGATGCCATCAACTCTGCAAATGTATTCTGTGTTCCAATTTTCCTCTGACGTGGACAACTTCATACTTCACCACATTATACTCAAGCGACATGTTCCTGTCCACTCACTGAGGCTGCCTGGACCCCCTTGGCAGTCTCCCTGTGCATTTTGTATTGGTATCAAACTTGGATGTATTATACCCCGTTCCTGCCACCCGAGTTACAGTCCGTTAACCAATCCGCAATCCTTATTGACGTCCTTCCTCCAGCCAGTATTTTAGAAATGTTTATCCTAATAACTTCTCTGCTTACATGCTGTGCCTCTGTTTATAAAACCGACTATCTCCCACATCTACCTTTTCAACAGCCATCTCAACTTGAGCTGTTAGCTTCAAATATTTTTTATGTCTCGAGCCTCAAATCTCTTTGTCCTCTTTAATTTATTTGGTTTATGTCATGTGCCTTCATTCTCCCTTCCAAAAGACATCATTCTGCATTGCTCTGTGCGCAAATCCATCTGTCATGTGGATGCCCATTTTGTTGTTAATGTGTGTTTGCAGGTGTCACTACCTatcccagcatttattgtccatcccatttaccagtgCGTCCCTCCTGAAATCGATCCTCCTCGTTATTCACTTCATTTGATTTTTGTATTAATTCCACAAATTGATACTGTGCCTTATACATGTGTGCTGAGGCGTGGATCTATATCAGAAAGAGTGGTGTTCCTCATACCACAATCATGTACCTCTCTCCTGTGTGAAAACCAACTGTACACCACTCTTTTCTGTCTCTGGCCAGTTTTGTAAGCATGCCCCGTGAATCTCATCTGCTTTAATTTTGCTGACAAGCCTGTTAAGTTGTACTTTGCACAAAAGGctcagagggagggatggagctaATGTGGGTACCACATCTATCCCTGAGTTAATTTGTGATCTCTACCTCTTCGTTTAGGTGAAGTGTCTCGTCTGATTCCATATCTGAGTCAACCGCAATCAGGCACACAGCCAACTGTCCAAAAAATCGCAGCTCATCTGACTGGAAATCGTCGGAGCAAGTCAACTCCACTGGGAGGTGAGACTCTGCTAAGATTCTCCACCAGTAACTTCCTTCTACAACAATCAAAGGCTTGCAGTCTCCTTTGATGCTGGCCACTTTGATATCATCTGCTTTTTCCCCATTTTCCAATCAATGTAAATGATGAATAACCGTGGTCAAAGCAGTGATGACTTGAAGACTGCTTTATGCCTTTCTCCAACCTGATGAACCTTTTTCCCAAATCTCTGACCTTTTTTTAGCCAACTTTCCATCCACTTAGCTATTTGTTGCCTGACACCACATGTCCTAACCTATTGTGCAAGTCTAAAACCCTAGTGGCCTCTGTCTCCCATGTATTTAATGACCAAACATCCACAGCTCTGTGGGGTAGAGAACTCTAAAGTTTAACAAGCTTCCGAATCaagcaatttctcctcatctcagtcctgaatgaccAACTCCTTATCCTGAACTGTTTGGGAACTGAGGGAAACAAAGGATTtggaagaaagcaggaaaatggagttgaatgtaAGAGCTGCCATTATTGTTTTGATTAGCTGAACAgagtagaggggctgaatggcaatCTCCAGCTTCCATTATGTTAATGAATTGTGAATTCTGAAAATTGGAGAAAGATTGGAGAAGAGTGTGGGaaggaaaacaaaagaaaagccaTGCAGACCTGAGTATATCTTGTAGCATTTGCAACAAATGAAGTAACGAAGAGCATAGTCACCATTGCCtgacagccaatttgcacataACAATCTCCCTGAAAGAATGAGGGATGTTATTGATTAATCTGGTTTTAAGATTTCCTCACTAAAACTCCCTCACAACTATCATCAGGAGTGTCAGCCAAGCTGATCTGATGAAGTTTCTGGTCCTGGGTCTTAATCCcacagtttagatcagagtggtgctggaaaagcatagcaggtcaggcaacatccgaggagcaggaaaatcgacgtttcgggcaaaaacccttcatcaggaatagatcaGGAATCAATCCCACCACCTACTGACTTACCTGCTGGGAACACTGCTGACTGGCCCAGGGCTGACAATTATTTCAGCAATGTCTCTTCAAGTAATCATCAGGAGAATGCGGTATGACAACGCAAAGTCTGATGTGTTGATATTGCAGTCAGTACTTTCCAGAGTAAGAAAGTTTACAACAGAGTTACAGGCAAAAGCTGAGGTAAGGGTTGAACGTCTGGTGAGGAAATTTTTGAACTTCCAAATAAGATCCTGTCACTTATTAGGCTGTgaggtttaaattaaggtgtgatgTTTCATAGATTAGTCTTATATTCCATGTTTAGAGGAGTAAGAGAACTTTAGAGAATTAAGAGAACTTTAGACGATTAAGGGGGAGAGAAGTTATTTCCTCTGGTTGGAGGAAGAGGGTAGTGTCCAGAACAAAGAGGCAGAACAGTAAATGTCAAGCCAGGCCATTCACGGAGAACATCCGCACTTAAAGGGCAGTGGAAATCTGGGACTCCCAAGAAAGCAATTGAAAATTTGCAAACTGAGAATAATATTCTTTGTTATGAGAGCATGTTAGGGTGTGGTTCAACTGGAATGTGATAGAATAATAGAAGAGGCTGAAAGGGCCAAGtgaccttctcctgctcctgtgggTGGAATCTTTGCCTTTTGTAAAGCTTCGAGCATTGGGACAGGTCAGAATCGTGTCAGTAGTTTCATCATCAATAGGCTGCCTCTGTCTCCACTATTCGGTTCCGGATGTTGGGTTGATGGGTGGGTCCCTGAGAGGCCACAGCTCCAGGAAGATTGTAGTCACAGTGAGAAAGGTACGCATTGCTGAGGTTGGTAGGGAAACTTGTGAATCCCTTAAAATGTCTGAAGTGTGCTGAAAATTCAAGCAGTGATGATTTTCGATAGCTGCCAGGGTAGCAGTGTCATCATAGAGTCCcaacggtgtggaaacaggccctttggcccaacaagtccagaccgaccttctgaagaataccccacccaagcccattcccctaaatttacccttgactaatttacctaacctacctttcccagaggaaacccacactgacacagggagaacgtgcaaacaacacacggacagtcgcctgaggctggaatcgaacctgggtccctggcgatgagaggcaacagtgctaaccactgaaccaccgtgctgtcCTTGATGGATCACCCTGAGGCAGGAACCCACCTCCAAATCTGCCTGTGCAGAaagaggcctttcggcccatcaaaCCCACCCCACCATTCAATGCCAACATGGCTGAGATTTTGTCTCAACTTTGCTTTTCAGCCGGCTATCTGGGAGGCCATGAGGGGAGGTGGTAGCACAGTAGAAGTGCCATTGGGTTATTAATCCTGAGGCCCAGCTACCAATTAGGTTCAGATCCCACAGTGGCAGACAGTGGAATCTAAATTCCAACATGAAAACCGTGGAATTGTAGTCTCTATAATTGTGGCCATTATATCATCTGCCATATTGAAGTAACTTGTTCCCGTTtttggagcagtgctctgaaagcctgtgatttcaaataaacctgttggactagaacctggtgtcatgtgacttctgatctaTATTGGTGAGCATGGTACTGTTTTATGATGGTCGTAGaagaccatctggttcactcatgctctgcagtccttacctggtttggccatcctgtgactccagacccacgtcAAGGTAGCTGCTTCTTAGCTGTCCTCTGAAATAGTGGAGCGAGCCACTCTGTTCAAGATGGGCAGCAAACCCTGGCTTTGCCTGGCGAGCCTACATCACGTGAAAGGATATATTAAAATAAAATCTGTCCATCTGTACCTATATTCAACAATCCACTAAACTTTGAGATTTTAAAGATTCAAAACACTTTGGAGTGAAGGAGTTTCTCCTTAAGTCCTGAACTCCTGATCTTGAGACTGTGCCTGCTGTGGTTTGGGTTCCCCCTAGCCCCTCAGTCCCTTTCTGAATCCTGTCGGTTTCAATgggatcatctctcattcttctcagcTCCAGACATGAGGTGCTGTTAGGGTCATGAGACAATTCGAGGCTGTGTCACTCAGGATTTACCATTGTTACTGTTGCAGACTCAGTGTCAAGACGACTTCAGGGGCAGAAAATACAGATGTGGGAGCCACGGAGAGGACAGGCATTTCTGCACAGCGTGGAATACAAAAACGGAGAGCTGATTATCCTGCAGACCGGACTCTATTATATCTATGCTCAGACCTACTTTCGATATCGCGAAATCACAGGAGTGGGAGACTCCCGTCCAGGTGCCTTGCTGTCAGTTTCCGGGAACACTCAGATGGTCCAGTATATTTACAAAAATACAGCCTACCCTGACCCTATCCTGTTAATGAAAAATACCAGAACAACATGCTGGGCTAAGAACAGGGAGTACGAATTACATTCCATTTACCAGGGTGGCCTGTTTGAACTCAGATACCTTGATCGAATATTTGTGACTGTCAGCAACATCAGCTGGATTGACATGGCTGATGGATCCAGCTTCTTTGGAGCGTTCTTTGTCAGTTAGACACTCGGGGAAGGAGGAACATAAAagacaaaaggattttgaatgCCATTGGGCTCATTTGACTCCTGATCTTGGTCATGACAGATGTCACAGTAGACTGTCTGAGGATCAGCTTGGCTTTGCATGTTGTCCATCCCAGTTTGCAGACACAAGTCATAACTGTGCTTTCAAAGTGGCCACTCAGTCCTTCAGGAGCTGAGGACAATAACATCCAGCTGAAAGTACTTGTGGGCGACTGGATTGTGGTGTCAGTCCCCATTCCTCCCTGGGGTCTGGGCTCATGTCCGACTGTTGCATCTGGCTGTGAAAGTCCAGTGGTCACTGAGGTTCAGCAGCCAAGACCCAGAGCTCAAAGTGGACATTGAGGCCACCACAGTAAAGTCCCCTCCCTTTGGCGTGGCATTGGCTATCTCCTTTGGAACTATGGCAAAGATATGGTGACAGGCAATGGAACGTGTAAAGTTAGGGGTCTGAGCAGAGCAGAGGAAGCTTTACACTGCATCTGACCTGTGCCATACCTCACCTGGGAATGCCCATTGTCATCGTCAAGATGCCAGTGTAAACGGATCTGTTCCCCAACACAAACACTTGTCATTGTAGCAAACGGGTCATTTCATGAGCTTGTGAGCCATGGGTGGTCTCATGTGCACATGAAGTGACCCCTAACCTTCCCTAACGAGAGCGCCTTGCTCCCGTGCTTTTTAACATGAAAGTGCGAGCAGGTTTCTGAATCCTTACAGCCCAGCACGAGTTCACAAAAAGTGATGGACTCAAATCGGGAGTGCTCCGAAAGAATTTgcttcaagcaacagcctgagtGAGACTGAGAACATTAGAAGTGAAGAGGATGCCATTATCCCTGACTTTGCTAACTGTTGTTTTCCGGTTGCCCAGGCATGTGACTGGTTAAAGTTGCAGTCTTGAGTGTGTCAgagttttgttaaaaaaaaagtgtgaGGGGCCTTTTGGATTCAGCGTGCACGTTCAACTAATGAGCGAGCACAGGGAGTGAGAAAACACTGTGCAATTCTCCAGTGTGTAGATAACAAGAAATATCCTGAATGAAATGATTTATGTATGTACAGGAAACTTTATTTTTTTACGTTCTATGTCTTTCAATGATTGTCAAATATGTTTGGTGCTGTTGGAATAAGCAATGCAAGGAGTTCAGGCAAGGAGAAAATTCGTGAGACAAAGCCATTAAACATCCCATCTGTTCAGCTTGACAGTTGGAAATTCAGAGGGCTCTGCTAAAGTGTGTAACCATCCCTCCCCCTTGATCAATATCCCTAACCATATCAGGAAATTCCATTGGAAACAGGGAAGGCAAATTCCAGCTTTTTTTCACGGCCACAAACAATTCAAAATCAAAATTAGGACAGAGGGCCCCGAAGGGGCACCTAAACAAAAATAGAAGCGCCAAAGGAAATGTAGACAGTTACATCAAAACTTTGCACCAAGGAGTGTCGATTGAGTCTGAATGTAAGGGTGTGGGAGAGATTTTGATAACTTCCCATCTGTTGGAGATATTCAACTTGGCTTTTATCTAcatcctttaagggagtcagtgTCCAGGAAGTAACAATTGATTGGATTTGACTGTTGCAATGATTGAGGACCCTCTTTGACCCTCTCTGGGAGTGTCGAGATCAGGAACACTTCCTGCTTCACTCCCCATCTTGTGTTTCTGCATTTCGTTCTTGCCTTGTGTCTGTGCCTCACTATCTCCCGCACCAGCCCTGCCAGAACACTCAATGCTCCTCATATCCTGGGGTAAGCACACTTGCAACCAGAGCTCATTAAGGCTTAGTGGGAAGTGTCACGTAAATAATGATGCTTGAATACTGTCTCATGGATGTTGACATAATCTCTTATGTAAATTTTGATAATCTATGTGTCACATGTGAATGTTTCAAATACACGTATGATTAAAGTTCTGTTTTATCTTTATCTGTGTGACTATTATtgggtttgattagattagattaggttagattccctacagtgtagaaactggcccttcagcccaacaagtccacactgaccctccgaagattaaccctcccagtcccatttccctctaactaatgcacttaacactacgggcagtttagcatggccaattcacctgacctgcacatcttattTGTTGGAATTACAGGCCATCAacaaggagaaactgttcccatagATCAGTAGGGTTGATAGTTaaacatggagtcatagagacgtacagcatggaaacagacccttcggtccaactcgtccatgctgaccagatatcctaaattaatctagtcccatttgccagcaattggcccatatcgctctgaacccttcctattcatgtacccatccaatattgtattgtaccagcctgcgccacttcctctggcagctcattccatacacactaccctctgcgtgaaaacgttgccccttaggtccctttcaaatctttctcctctcaccctaaacctatgccctctaattctggactcccccaccccaggaaaaagaccttgtctatttatcc comes from the Chiloscyllium punctatum isolate Juve2018m chromosome 6, sChiPun1.3, whole genome shotgun sequence genome and includes:
- the LOC140478778 gene encoding tumor necrosis factor ligand superfamily member 10-like, translating into MGSSGSSVTAQRLGLVLGSVLLLQCVCMTVTFLYFSSQLKQIQETFSKNNMACLMDDIVDLHADALASEEFADYPRREKMGRSGELCWRFRAQIYQLVEKTVSKRYDQDMSVIVKGEVSRLIPYLSQPQSGTQPTVQKIAAHLTGNRRSKSTPLGDSVSRRLQGQKIQMWEPRRGQAFLHSVEYKNGELIILQTGLYYIYAQTYFRYREITGVGDSRPGALLSVSGNTQMVQYIYKNTAYPDPILLMKNTRTTCWAKNREYELHSIYQGGLFELRYLDRIFVTVSNISWIDMADGSSFFGAFFVS